One window of Candidatus Delongbacteria bacterium genomic DNA carries:
- a CDS encoding response regulator — protein MCRVKKIVIIDPSLDSTKKLAQRLNNLGYNVIRALDHKTGFDLIDNFKPDLVILSLTDDSLNTEETFFHEKSFEFPVLGFSNNCSNKTIIKAYRNGVSDVIDINDSQQEIDSIINKSIEKYKRDKSLEIQFRDLKKDIYGDGELLERIFTQFMNYVSVSVFIKTVDSRYLFVNNNMKELFKLSEYAGKHTDEIFEKSFAEELTNEDKIVLEKGFVEFDKKLVFDGEIKRLKIQKFLINRINNQPLIGGIAFDITKNINDQSEISKLASVVENSLHSVMICDKNGFIEYVNQRYLDVTGFKRDEVVGRKSNLTKSGRHSHEFYADIWSTISAGSFWKGTIFNKKKDGMIYKEDAIIYPLFNVDKEISNYVAVKKDVTKESLLEEQLKHSQKMEAIGTLAGGIAHDINNILTIIYGSSYILLRTLGEGKVRNKIQDIYEAADRMKKLVKRILTFSHKNENNMNSCQISIYVKETIKLLKSTLPKNIIIRRNIDSNSIAYIDPSEIQQIVMNLCTNSIYAMKDIQGELSISLVDVNWNNLNSHLHLILKKSNYVLLSIEDNGKGIAKENLTRIFDPYFTTKGKDGTGLGLSMVHGIVKSYDGHIEVVSEEDKGTTFKIYLPIAEEAAIKPISDFSSLESGVIEPKRILLVDDEKKIVENVSELLEMVGHQVTCFTDSKKAIDEVKRNVRSYDIIISDMSMPNYTGLDIIQAAGDNIPVIIITGFTSSFDMKKAEELGVAKILHKPLEGKILLNEIQLATKRDRQEI, from the coding sequence ATGTGTAGAGTTAAAAAAATTGTGATAATTGATCCATCGCTTGATTCAACAAAGAAGCTTGCTCAACGTCTTAATAATTTGGGCTATAATGTAATTAGAGCTTTGGATCACAAAACTGGATTTGATTTAATTGATAATTTTAAACCTGATTTGGTAATATTGTCTCTAACTGATGATAGTTTGAATACAGAAGAAACTTTTTTTCATGAAAAATCTTTTGAGTTCCCTGTTTTAGGATTTTCCAATAATTGTTCCAATAAAACAATTATCAAAGCTTATAGAAATGGGGTTTCTGATGTAATTGACATTAACGATTCTCAGCAAGAAATCGATTCAATAATTAATAAATCGATAGAAAAATATAAACGAGATAAATCTTTGGAGATTCAATTCAGGGATTTAAAGAAAGATATATATGGAGATGGTGAGCTGCTAGAAAGAATCTTTACACAGTTTATGAATTATGTATCTGTTTCAGTTTTTATCAAGACTGTTGACTCAAGATACCTCTTTGTTAATAATAATATGAAAGAGTTGTTTAAGCTAAGTGAGTATGCTGGAAAGCATACTGATGAAATATTTGAAAAGAGTTTTGCTGAAGAATTGACAAATGAAGATAAGATTGTATTGGAAAAAGGTTTTGTTGAATTTGATAAAAAGCTTGTTTTTGATGGGGAAATTAAAAGGCTAAAGATACAAAAGTTTTTGATAAATAGAATAAATAACCAACCTTTGATTGGTGGAATAGCCTTTGATATAACAAAGAACATTAACGATCAAAGTGAGATATCTAAGCTTGCGTCAGTAGTTGAAAATTCACTCCACTCAGTTATGATTTGCGATAAGAATGGGTTTATTGAATATGTAAATCAGAGATATCTTGATGTTACAGGGTTTAAAAGAGATGAAGTAGTTGGAAGAAAGTCGAATCTTACTAAGAGTGGAAGACATTCACATGAATTTTACGCTGATATTTGGAGTACCATTTCTGCTGGAAGTTTTTGGAAAGGAACGATATTCAATAAGAAAAAAGATGGTATGATTTATAAGGAAGACGCAATTATTTATCCTCTTTTTAATGTTGATAAGGAAATATCTAACTATGTTGCAGTAAAAAAAGATGTAACAAAGGAATCTTTACTGGAAGAACAATTGAAGCATTCTCAAAAAATGGAAGCTATTGGAACGTTGGCCGGTGGAATTGCCCATGATATAAACAATATTTTAACTATAATATACGGTAGCTCATATATTTTGCTTAGAACTTTAGGTGAGGGCAAAGTAAGAAACAAAATTCAAGATATTTATGAAGCTGCAGACCGCATGAAAAAACTGGTTAAAAGAATTCTTACTTTCAGTCATAAAAATGAAAATAATATGAATTCCTGTCAGATTTCTATCTATGTAAAAGAGACTATAAAACTGTTAAAATCAACATTGCCAAAAAATATAATAATCAGGCGGAATATCGATAGTAATAGTATTGCCTATATTGATCCTTCTGAAATTCAACAGATTGTAATGAATCTCTGTACAAATTCAATTTATGCAATGAAGGATATTCAGGGGGAGCTTTCAATATCATTAGTTGATGTTAATTGGAATAATCTCAACAGTCACCTTCATTTAATCCTCAAAAAAAGCAATTATGTTCTACTGTCCATTGAAGATAATGGAAAAGGTATCGCAAAAGAAAATCTAACAAGAATTTTTGATCCATATTTTACAACAAAAGGTAAAGATGGAACAGGTCTTGGATTGTCGATGGTTCATGGAATAGTAAAATCTTATGATGGACATATTGAAGTTGTTTCAGAAGAGGATAAAGGGACAACTTTTAAGATATATCTTCCTATAGCTGAAGAGGCTGCAATAAAACCTATTTCAGACTTTTCAAGTCTTGAAAGTGGAGTAATTGAACCTAAGAGAATTCTTTTGGTTGACGATGAAAAGAAAATAGTTGAGAATGTTTCAGAACTATTGGAGATGGTAGGTCATCAGGTGACCTGTTTTACAGATAGCAAAAAAGCTATTGATGAGGTAAAGAGAAATGTAAGATCTTATGATATTATTATTTCCGATATGAGTATGCCAAATTATACAGGTCTTGATATAATACAAGCTGCAGGTGATAATATTCCTGTAATAATAATAACAGGATTTACAAGCTCTTTTGATATGAAAAAGGCTGAAGAGTTGGGTGTTGCTAAAATTTTACATAAGCCTCTGGAAGGTAAGATTCTTTTAAATGAGATTCAGTTAGCAACAAAGAGAGACAGACAGGAGATTTAG
- a CDS encoding MBOAT family protein, whose product MVFSSFTFLLFFFIVYLLLLIFKKSHKIEKIILLSSSYFFYGYWDYRFLSLIFFSTIVDYYIGRKIFQTKNIFSKKKLLFTSMFANLGLLFFFKYFNFFIDSFNSSFSFSGIEFETLNIILPVGISFYTFQTMSYTLDIYRGKLKPANSLMDFSIFVAFFPQLVAGPIVRAIDFIPQLEKKIELNKTNLNLGFQIFLNGFFKKLFIADTLSVYVDHVFANPSVFDSLTIWFGVIAYAVQIFCDFSGYSDMAIGIAKIFGFNLPENFRAPYLAKNITEFWHRWHISLSTWLKDYLYISLGGNRKGKIRTYINLMLTMVLGGLWHGASWNFVIWGTLHGLGLVVHKLLLSKLLGLNNLFFSVISWIFNMIFILICWVFFRAENTDFAMIMIRKMFTISEGASFLYTKFLIFFPFIILTHIFAKYGYDRKYYTVDLTSLRGIFVIVTIIFIFILFSPLDTSPFIYFQF is encoded by the coding sequence ATGGTTTTTTCCAGTTTTACTTTTCTTTTATTTTTTTTTATCGTATATCTACTTCTTCTAATATTCAAAAAAAGTCATAAAATCGAAAAAATTATATTATTATCTTCGAGCTACTTTTTTTACGGTTATTGGGATTATAGATTTTTATCTCTTATTTTTTTTTCAACCATTGTAGATTATTATATTGGTAGAAAAATCTTTCAAACAAAAAACATATTTTCTAAAAAGAAGTTACTTTTTACTAGTATGTTTGCCAATCTTGGTCTACTCTTTTTCTTTAAGTATTTTAATTTCTTTATCGATTCATTTAATTCATCATTTTCATTTTCAGGAATTGAATTTGAAACATTGAATATTATTCTTCCTGTAGGAATTTCATTCTACACTTTTCAGACAATGAGCTATACGTTAGACATTTATAGAGGAAAATTGAAGCCTGCTAATAGCTTAATGGATTTTAGTATCTTTGTAGCTTTCTTTCCACAACTTGTTGCTGGTCCAATTGTTAGAGCAATTGATTTCATACCACAATTAGAAAAAAAAATTGAGTTAAATAAAACAAATTTAAATTTAGGATTTCAAATTTTTTTGAATGGTTTCTTTAAAAAACTTTTTATTGCAGATACTCTATCGGTTTATGTCGATCACGTTTTTGCAAACCCTTCAGTTTTCGATAGTCTAACTATTTGGTTTGGTGTTATTGCATACGCTGTGCAGATCTTTTGTGATTTCAGTGGATACTCAGATATGGCTATTGGAATTGCTAAAATATTTGGCTTTAACTTGCCAGAAAATTTTAGAGCACCATATTTAGCTAAAAACATCACTGAATTCTGGCATAGATGGCATATATCTCTATCTACGTGGCTGAAAGATTATCTTTACATCTCTCTCGGTGGTAACAGGAAAGGAAAAATCAGGACTTATATAAACTTAATGTTGACAATGGTCCTTGGTGGATTATGGCATGGAGCAAGTTGGAATTTTGTTATATGGGGAACGCTCCATGGTCTGGGATTAGTAGTGCATAAACTTTTATTGAGTAAACTGCTCGGTTTGAATAATCTTTTTTTTAGTGTGATATCATGGATATTTAATATGATTTTTATTTTGATTTGCTGGGTATTCTTCAGAGCTGAAAACACTGATTTTGCTATGATAATGATAAGAAAAATGTTCACAATTTCTGAAGGAGCATCTTTTCTTTATACAAAATTTTTAATTTTTTTCCCTTTTATAATATTGACACATATATTTGCAAAGTATGGATATGATAGGAAATATTATACTGTAGATTTAACATCTCTTAGAGGGATTTTTGTTATAGTTACTATTATATTTATCTTTATTCTATTCAGTCCTCTTGATACCTCTCCTTTTATTTATTTTCAATTTTAA
- the pruA gene encoding L-glutamate gamma-semialdehyde dehydrogenase — MSTAIFTFPKPVNEPIYSYAPGTKERELLEKELERQYNQTIEIPVIIGGKEIYTGNTDTAVMPSEHGHVLATYHQAGEKEINMAIEASMQAKKEWAALPMEDRASIALKAAELISKKYRYLMNAATMLNQGKTAYQAEIDSACEIIDFLRFNVKYMEDIYKQQPESSEGVYNRLEYRPLEGFVFAVTPFNFTAIAGNLPSSAALMGNTVVWKPASTSVLSGYYLMKIFKEAGFPDGVINFIPGRGSQVGRIVMAHKDLGGIHFTGSTGVFHQMWKTVGENIAKYKSYPRIVGETGGKDFIFTHKSADPIEVATALVRGAFEYQGQKCSACSRAYIPNSLWPEIKETMGKMLSDVKMGCVRDFKNFVSAVIDKNSYSDLKGYIDNAKNDENAEVIFGGNCDDSVGYFIEPTVILAKDPKYVTMETELFGPVLTIYVYEDEKYEETLELCDTTSIYALTGSIFAKDRYAARFAINKLENAAGNFYINDKPTGAVVGQQPFGGARASGTNDKAGSHLNLMRWVSPRTIKETFVTPTCYKYPFMD, encoded by the coding sequence ATGAGTACTGCAATTTTTACATTTCCTAAACCGGTAAATGAACCAATATATTCTTATGCTCCGGGAACTAAAGAGAGAGAGCTTCTTGAAAAAGAGCTGGAGAGACAATACAACCAAACTATTGAGATTCCAGTAATCATTGGAGGAAAAGAAATTTATACTGGTAATACTGATACTGCAGTGATGCCTTCCGAACACGGTCATGTTTTAGCAACTTATCATCAGGCAGGTGAAAAAGAGATAAATATGGCAATTGAAGCTTCAATGCAAGCCAAAAAAGAGTGGGCAGCTCTACCAATGGAAGATAGAGCTAGTATTGCTCTCAAAGCAGCTGAATTGATTTCTAAAAAATACAGATATTTGATGAATGCTGCTACAATGTTAAATCAAGGTAAAACCGCTTATCAGGCAGAAATTGATTCAGCATGTGAAATAATTGATTTCCTTAGATTTAATGTTAAATACATGGAAGATATTTATAAACAACAACCTGAATCTTCCGAAGGTGTTTACAATAGATTAGAGTACAGACCTCTTGAAGGTTTCGTATTTGCTGTTACACCATTTAATTTTACAGCGATAGCAGGAAATCTTCCAAGTAGTGCTGCTCTAATGGGTAATACTGTAGTTTGGAAACCTGCTTCAACTTCTGTTCTATCTGGTTATTATTTAATGAAAATTTTCAAAGAAGCTGGATTCCCAGATGGTGTCATCAATTTCATTCCAGGTAGAGGATCACAGGTTGGAAGAATTGTTATGGCTCATAAAGATCTTGGTGGTATTCATTTTACAGGATCTACAGGTGTGTTTCATCAAATGTGGAAAACTGTTGGTGAAAATATCGCTAAATATAAATCTTATCCAAGAATTGTAGGTGAGACAGGTGGAAAAGATTTTATTTTTACTCACAAATCTGCTGATCCTATAGAAGTTGCTACAGCTCTTGTAAGGGGTGCTTTTGAGTATCAAGGTCAAAAGTGCTCAGCTTGTTCTAGAGCTTACATTCCAAATTCTTTATGGCCTGAAATTAAAGAAACTATGGGTAAAATGCTAAGTGATGTCAAAATGGGCTGCGTAAGAGATTTCAAAAATTTTGTTTCTGCCGTAATTGATAAAAATTCTTACAGTGATCTTAAAGGCTATATTGATAATGCTAAAAATGATGAAAATGCTGAAGTTATCTTTGGTGGAAACTGTGATGATAGTGTTGGTTATTTCATCGAGCCTACAGTTATCTTGGCAAAAGATCCAAAATATGTGACTATGGAAACAGAGCTTTTTGGTCCGGTACTTACAATTTATGTTTATGAAGATGAAAAATATGAAGAAACATTAGAACTTTGTGATACTACTTCAATTTATGCTTTGACAGGTTCTATATTTGCAAAAGATAGATATGCTGCAAGATTTGCGATTAACAAATTAGAAAATGCAGCAGGAAACTTCTACATAAATGATAAACCAACTGGTGCAGTTGTTGGTCAGCAGCCATTTGGTGGTGCAAGAGCTTCAGGAACAAATGACAAAGCAGGTTCGCATCTAAATCTGATGAGATGGGTTTCCCCAAGAACAATTAAGGAAACATTTGTTACTCCTACATGTTATAAATATCCATTTATGGATTAG
- a CDS encoding threonylcarbamoyl-AMP synthase: MIIKLYEENPRQKEIDSIVKILNNGGVIIYPTDTGYSLGCDVTNKKAMEKLLLIKNSKRKEDLSFICSDLKHISEFANISNDNYKILRKYLPGGYTFILEASNQIAKLVSRGKKTVGIRIPDNNIAISIVRFLGRPIITTSINSDDISEVLADPEIIEEIYGKQVDCVIDGGYIYPELSTVLDISNEEVEIIREGKGSIDWLLN, from the coding sequence ATGATTATCAAATTGTATGAAGAGAATCCGAGACAGAAGGAGATTGATAGCATAGTTAAGATTCTAAACAATGGAGGAGTAATTATATACCCTACAGACACAGGATATAGTCTTGGTTGTGATGTTACAAACAAGAAAGCTATGGAAAAACTACTTCTAATAAAAAACTCAAAGAGAAAGGAAGACCTTAGTTTTATTTGCAGTGATCTAAAACATATCAGCGAGTTTGCTAATATTTCCAATGACAACTATAAAATATTAAGGAAATATTTACCTGGTGGCTATACTTTCATATTAGAAGCTTCCAATCAAATCGCAAAGTTAGTAAGCAGAGGGAAGAAAACTGTTGGGATCAGAATTCCAGATAATAACATAGCTATCTCTATTGTTCGATTTCTGGGAAGACCTATCATAACTACAAGTATCAACAGTGATGATATTAGTGAAGTTTTAGCTGACCCGGAAATAATCGAAGAGATCTATGGAAAACAGGTTGATTGCGTCATAGATGGAGGTTATATCTATCCAGAGCTTTCTACAGTTTTAGACATCAGTAATGAAGAGGTTGAAATCATTAGAGAGGGAAAAGGATCAATTGATTGGTTGTTAAACTAA
- a CDS encoding SoxR reducing system RseC family protein: protein MEKGYVLKADDNFAEITINLNSGCSACANKGVCMVGDKPINLKVKNKIGMKKGDLVLFEISSSNRIMLSFLVFILPLINLFVGYYLGVKFYETEISGIIGASIGLIAGGTELVVLNKILKDSDRVTPQNIRVVNQEEYDNFSCSI from the coding sequence ATGGAAAAGGGATACGTCCTAAAAGCTGATGATAATTTTGCTGAAATTACAATAAATCTTAACAGTGGTTGTAGTGCATGTGCAAACAAAGGCGTGTGCATGGTTGGAGACAAACCGATTAATTTGAAAGTAAAAAATAAAATTGGAATGAAAAAAGGAGATCTTGTCCTTTTTGAAATCTCTTCTTCAAATAGAATAATGTTAAGTTTTTTAGTTTTCATTCTACCTTTAATCAATCTATTTGTGGGTTATTATTTAGGAGTAAAGTTTTATGAAACCGAAATCTCAGGAATAATTGGAGCATCAATAGGTTTAATTGCCGGTGGAACAGAATTAGTTGTACTAAACAAAATCTTAAAAGACAGTGATAGGGTCACTCCACAAAATATCAGAGTTGTAAATCAAGAGGAATATGATAATTTTTCATGCTCTATCTAA
- a CDS encoding UbiA family prenyltransferase, producing MLYLKTIFYLSRPINIIITLFVVYISSRIGLPIRDSFLLLAIYLNIVLTLAAGNLINDFYDFELDNRSLQSKTLRLGIYDKSVILISYILLQMINIFLFIFEDLNRIIILILVNIILFLYSRNITKLWYLKNFIVSSLTAYVIFFVASVLNSKSLFLMSTAFCLNFAREIVKDFEDLDNDRSNGRFTMAAKFPVKSRYLTIVYLILNLVISIIYFEKHGMPFLFSSIIFILTSITISMIIKTEKWNRISLLIKITIATGLLLFWLTIK from the coding sequence ATGCTCTATCTAAAAACAATATTTTACTTAAGTAGACCTATAAATATTATTATAACATTATTTGTTGTTTATATAAGCTCCCGAATTGGATTACCGATTCGGGATTCTTTTTTACTTTTAGCTATATATTTAAACATTGTTCTTACACTGGCAGCAGGTAATCTCATAAATGATTTTTACGATTTTGAGCTTGATAACAGATCTTTGCAAAGTAAGACTCTAAGGCTGGGAATATATGATAAATCTGTGATTCTTATCTCTTACATTTTACTACAAATGATAAATATATTTTTATTTATTTTTGAAGATTTAAATAGAATAATAATTTTAATTTTGGTCAATATAATTCTATTTTTATACAGTCGAAACATTACAAAATTATGGTATTTGAAAAATTTTATAGTTTCATCCTTAACGGCTTATGTAATATTCTTTGTTGCTTCTGTTTTAAATTCGAAGTCTCTCTTTTTAATGTCCACTGCCTTCTGTTTAAATTTCGCCAGAGAAATTGTAAAAGATTTTGAAGATTTAGATAATGATCGAAGTAATGGAAGATTTACAATGGCAGCAAAATTTCCAGTAAAGTCTCGATACCTAACAATTGTCTACTTAATTTTAAACCTTGTAATATCAATAATTTATTTCGAAAAACATGGCATGCCTTTTCTGTTTTCATCTATAATTTTCATATTAACTTCTATTACAATTTCAATGATCATAAAAACCGAGAAATGGAATAGAATAAGTCTTTTAATTAAAATCACTATTGCTACAGGTTTATTACTATTTTGGCTGACAATTAAATAA
- a CDS encoding BamA/TamA family outer membrane protein, translated as MFIRFFLIFLFTISIFGEIIIPDKIEIYGNEVTKSYVIMQILKLESNKTYDTSKSEVYINNLIKSGLFESASIEFENRGDQNIMMISVKEQFFLLPVPFLRFHNNGTEDLSYVGMLLYRNLLGMNHDVYFLASFGYQKQYKLNYNAKTFRNSDFYFNSSIEFGEYTDKKYFREADDIFHDIFSIEFKPGYHINDYTKINFLMRYNERNFAGPGLKNSFITLGSEFKWDNFDRFNYPTKGYYIESSLNYNFPAGEDNVNFVNTTLDLSKPFKLFDGPNDSPFILSTNVRLNFNHGDEMMPQDKIFLNYDELIRGFNPVITGDSYARLSLALRIKSLDETFSVQLFDKKKNSLRVEMVTELFVDNGFIGKSYTDFEDLNESLVTTVGLSHYVKNPFAANWIRFDFGYSTESMSGYFYDKEKFRFSLALVEFL; from the coding sequence ATGTTTATTCGATTTTTTTTAATATTTCTTTTTACGATCTCTATTTTTGGAGAAATAATTATACCAGATAAAATTGAAATATATGGGAATGAAGTAACAAAATCATATGTAATTATGCAAATACTTAAGCTGGAGAGTAATAAGACTTATGATACTTCGAAATCTGAAGTATATATCAATAATCTAATAAAGAGTGGATTGTTCGAAAGTGCTTCAATTGAGTTTGAAAATAGGGGTGATCAAAATATTATGATGATAAGTGTCAAGGAACAGTTTTTTTTACTTCCAGTTCCTTTTCTTAGATTTCATAACAATGGCACTGAAGATTTAAGTTATGTAGGTATGCTGTTATACAGAAACTTGTTGGGAATGAATCATGATGTATATTTTCTTGCCAGTTTTGGATATCAAAAACAGTATAAGTTAAACTATAATGCTAAGACTTTTAGGAACTCTGACTTTTATTTTAATAGTTCAATTGAGTTTGGTGAATATACGGACAAAAAATATTTTCGCGAGGCTGACGATATTTTTCACGATATATTTTCAATTGAGTTCAAGCCTGGCTATCATATAAATGATTATACAAAAATAAACTTTTTAATGAGATATAATGAGAGAAATTTTGCAGGACCCGGGCTTAAAAATAGCTTCATAACTTTAGGTTCTGAGTTTAAATGGGATAATTTTGATAGATTTAATTATCCTACGAAGGGGTATTACATCGAATCTTCGCTAAACTATAATTTCCCCGCAGGTGAAGATAATGTTAATTTTGTTAATACAACATTGGATCTATCCAAACCATTTAAGCTTTTTGATGGACCAAATGATTCTCCATTTATTTTATCTACAAATGTAAGATTAAATTTTAATCATGGAGATGAGATGATGCCTCAAGATAAAATTTTTCTAAATTATGATGAATTGATAAGAGGCTTTAATCCTGTTATAACAGGTGATTCCTATGCCAGGCTTTCTCTTGCCCTTAGAATAAAAAGCTTAGATGAGACTTTTTCTGTACAATTATTTGATAAAAAGAAAAATAGCTTAAGAGTAGAAATGGTAACTGAACTGTTTGTTGATAACGGTTTTATTGGTAAAAGCTATACCGATTTTGAAGATTTAAACGAATCTTTGGTAACTACAGTTGGATTATCACATTACGTGAAAAATCCTTTTGCAGCAAATTGGATAAGGTTCGATTTTGGATATTCTACGGAATCGATGTCAGGTTATTTCTACGATAAAGAGAAGTTTAGATTCTCTTTAGCCTTAGTTGAGTTTCTGTAG
- the nfo gene encoding deoxyribonuclease IV, which produces MKYIGAHVSISGGVFKAPMNAFDIGAKAFAMFTKNQRRWESKPYSIEEVQMFKDNLERMNYKPKVVLPHDGYLINLGNPDNEKHNQSLEAFIDEAKRVELLGLELLNFHPGSHLNEIDELDCLEKIAKSINEAIKATERVRFVIETTAGQGTNLGYKFEQIAKIIKNVDVKDRVGVCIDTCHIYAAGYDISSVEGYNETFMEFESLIGFDKLMGVHLNDSKSKLNSRVDRHHSIGKGFLGEEFFIRFMNDPRFDDIPIVLETIDETIWKDEINYLYSLIKE; this is translated from the coding sequence ATGAAATATATCGGAGCTCATGTTTCTATTTCAGGAGGTGTATTTAAAGCTCCCATGAACGCATTTGATATTGGAGCTAAAGCATTTGCAATGTTTACAAAAAACCAGAGAAGATGGGAATCTAAACCATACAGTATCGAAGAAGTACAGATGTTTAAAGATAATTTAGAGAGAATGAATTATAAACCAAAAGTCGTTCTTCCCCATGACGGCTACCTAATAAATCTTGGTAATCCTGATAATGAAAAGCATAATCAGTCCCTGGAGGCTTTTATAGATGAAGCTAAAAGAGTAGAACTGTTGGGGTTGGAATTACTTAATTTTCATCCTGGTAGTCATCTAAATGAAATAGATGAACTGGATTGCTTAGAAAAAATCGCTAAATCAATAAATGAAGCAATCAAAGCTACTGAAAGGGTTAGATTTGTGATTGAGACAACTGCCGGTCAAGGAACAAATCTTGGATATAAATTTGAACAAATAGCAAAAATTATTAAAAATGTGGATGTTAAGGATAGAGTGGGAGTTTGTATCGATACATGTCATATCTATGCTGCAGGTTATGATATTAGTTCTGTCGAAGGGTATAATGAGACTTTCATGGAATTTGAATCTTTGATTGGTTTCGATAAACTGATGGGAGTTCACTTAAATGACTCGAAATCAAAGTTGAACTCTAGAGTTGATAGGCATCACAGTATTGGAAAGGGTTTTTTGGGTGAAGAGTTTTTTATTAGATTTATGAATGATCCAAGATTCGATGATATTCCTATCGTATTGGAGACAATCGATGAAACAATATGGAAAGATGAAATAAACTATTTATATAGTTTGATTAAGGAGTAA
- a CDS encoding aminodeoxychorismate/anthranilate synthase component II, which produces MKTLFIDNFDSFTYNLVRYFKLAGAETDVVRNNFPIDSIFYEKYDSIVISPGPGTPKDSGISLKVLEKCTGKIPILGVCLGMQCINELYGGKTILAPYPCHGKKSILIHSELDLFSNIRQKTTIARYHSLIIDPAKQLKVDSWTENDNLPMSIIDKKNLIFAVQFHPESFMTQDGLKMIQNFCISTSKNLKS; this is translated from the coding sequence TTGAAAACGCTCTTTATTGATAATTTTGATTCATTTACATATAATTTAGTTCGGTATTTTAAACTAGCTGGAGCTGAAACAGATGTTGTTCGTAATAATTTCCCCATCGATTCAATTTTTTATGAAAAGTATGACAGCATTGTAATCTCCCCCGGTCCCGGAACTCCAAAAGATTCTGGAATAAGTTTGAAAGTATTGGAGAAATGTACTGGTAAAATTCCAATCTTGGGAGTATGTCTTGGAATGCAATGTATTAATGAATTATACGGAGGTAAAACCATACTTGCTCCATACCCATGTCATGGCAAGAAATCCATACTAATACATTCCGAATTGGATCTTTTTTCTAATATTAGACAAAAAACAACTATCGCTAGATACCATTCCCTTATTATAGATCCTGCGAAACAACTTAAAGTTGACTCATGGACTGAAAATGATAACCTGCCAATGTCTATCATTGACAAAAAAAACCTGATCTTTGCAGTACAATTCCACCCTGAATCCTTTATGACTCAGGATGGTTTGAAAATGATTCAAAATTTCTGTATAAGTACTTCTAAGAATCTAAAAAGTTAG